A single region of the Salvia miltiorrhiza cultivar Shanhuang (shh) chromosome 8, IMPLAD_Smil_shh, whole genome shotgun sequence genome encodes:
- the LOC131000902 gene encoding uncharacterized protein LOC131000902, translated as MALKLNASAVYSLQNLQLRHRSQSCLWSFKPNQLYQNTPRISCSMNMAANQPGDPRKLSVSHIVDKARSLWDTSPQPVKTFPWNKTLNHFIQLLVDIVLAVIKYLAIPVFSITSISEMSYCAHERKLYLIPLPFLVGVSVAGVLQNAALESSSYLKYAEVPWHLIALLIFFALLKFPGPYYPYWGRIFIPHMANGAILRTLWFLFLWFRKPQKAPENNHIDSVVDNPETDKVL; from the exons ATGGCGCTCAAGCTCAATGCTTCGGCTGTGTATTCACTGCAG AACCTTCAGTTACGTCATAGAAGTCAGAGCTGCTTATGGAGTTTTAAACCAAATCAACTGTATCAGAATACTCCAAGAATTTCGTGCAGTATGAATATGGCTGCCAACCAGCCAGGTGACCCTAGGAAATTGAGCGTCAGTCATATTGTGGACAAGGCAAGAAGTTTGTGGGATACTTCTCCTCAGCCTGTCAAGACCTTTCCTTGGAACAAGACattaaatcatttcattcaactCCTTGTTGACATTGTCTTAGCAGTCATCAAATACCTAGCCATACCTGTATTTTCCATTACATCAATCAGCGAAATGTCTTATTGTGCACATGAAAGGAAGCTGTACCTTATCCCACTTCCGTTTCTAGTTGGTGTCTCTGTAGCTGGGGTGCTACAAAATGCTGCTTTAGAATCGTCTTCATATCTCAAG TATGCAGAAGTCCCGTGGCATCTGATTGCTCTTCTAATATTCTTTGCATTGCTCAAGTTTCCTGGTCCTTATTACCCATATTGGGGACGTATATTCATTCCTCACATGGCAAACGGAGCAATTTTGAGGACCTTGTGGTTCTTGTTTCTGTGGTTCCGGAAGCCCCAAAAGGCACCAGAAAATAACCACATCGACTCTGTTGTCGACAATCCTGAAACAGACAAGGTCTTGTAG
- the LOC131000824 gene encoding pentatricopeptide repeat-containing protein At5g65560-like: MNGVFRSSAAVRFHIKMIRSTSAAAPPFLLSGQSSISVLSSFVKALSFSIAPVPASRPDLPAEDLYSQLISLLCQPNWQKHPSFRKLIPIVSPSHFSSFLSQHPHLSPHIALNLLDSLTRAPGFKPNFRTYASLLRVLINNKSFSDAEKIRILMVKSCETEEDARLALGILRKMNHGDDGEYWYRINLRCYNMLLMSLARFVMIDEMKSVYREMLEDGVSPNVYTFNTMINAYCKLGNVREAKHYLSMIIKAGLEPDAHTFTSFILGHCRRKDVDSASKVFMTMLQKGFRRNEVSFNNLMHGLCEVGRVDEAKKLFLQMKDDNCFPNVRTYTILIDALCGSDRRLEALSLFEEMKEKGCEPNVHTYTAFINGACKDGMFDEARKLLGTMLDNRLIPNVVTYNALINGYCKKGMVDAAFEIFDLMKSNNCSPNVRTYNELISGFSEHKEVHKAMALLGKMLDQKLSPDLFTFNLLVCGQCKQGDIDSALRLLRLMKENNIVPDQFTYGPIIVALCEKGSVDKALDIFESLKVMGIKANEVIYTALICGFCTAEKVDFALELFGRMSTEGFLPNSYTYNVVINGLCKVNKIFEALSYLEKMSEIGMKPSIVTYSIIIEQMLKEFDFDRAYKVLNHMVALGCKPDVCTYTSFLLAYCNQGMLKEAEGVMAKMREEGVRPDLMAFTVLIDGYGRSGFLDLAFGTFKSMIAAGCEPSDYTYSVLIKHLSHEKLVNRSDGVELELKPISSSTNIADIWKIMEHETALKLFENMEKYGFAPNIKTYNALITGLCRERRFKEAWRLVDHLKQCGMSLNEDMYNKLVDCCCNLKMYKEAVDLINAMLMHDLLPHIESYKVLVCGLYNEGSDEKAKETFCRLLHRGYNYDEVAWKVLIDGLLRRGFVKECSELVSVMEMNGCPLNPQTHSMLTEGIHEQKEEGK; the protein is encoded by the coding sequence ATGAATGGCGTCTTCCGCTCCTCCGCCGCCGTCCGGTTCCACATCAAAATGATACGATCCACCTCTGCCGCAGCACCACCATTTCTACTTTCAGGTCAGTCCTCCATTTCCGTCCTCTCCTCATTCGTCAAAGCTCTCTCATTCTCCATTGCGCCAGTACCCGCTTCGCGACCCGACCTTCCTGCAGAAGACCTCTACTCTCAACTGATTTCCCTCCTTTGCCAACCGAATTGGCAGAAACACCCTTCTTTCAGGAAATTGATTCCGATTGTATCCCCTTCCCATTtctcctctttcctctctcAGCACCCACATCTCAGTCCTCACATTGCCCTAAATTTATTGGATTCCCTCACACGTGCTCCCGGCTTCAAGCCGAACTTCCGAACTTATGCTTCGCTTTTACGCGTTTTGATCAATAATAAATCGTTCAGTGATGCTGAGAAAATCCGCATTTTAATGGTTAAGTCATGTGAGACGGAGGAGGATGCGAGGTTGGCATTGGGCATTCTGCGCAAGATGAATCACGGTGATGATGGCGAATATTGGTATAGGATTAACCTCCGGTGTTACAACATGTTATTGATGTCTCTGGCCCGATTTGTGATGATCGATGAGATGAAGTCTGTTTACAGGGAGATGTTGGAGGATGGGGTATCACCGAATGTGTATACTTTTAATACGATGATTAATGCTTACTGTAAATTGGGCAATGTGAGGGAGGCAAAACATTATTTATCTATGATTATTAAGGCTGGTTTGGAGCCAGACGCACATACTTTTACATCATTCATTTTAGGACACTGTAGGAGGAAAGATGTCGATAGTGCGAGTAAAGTTTTCATGACTATGCTACAGAAGGGTTTTCGAAGGAATGAGGTTTCATTCAATAATTTGATGCATGGTCTGTGTGAAGTGGGGAGGGTGGATGAGGCGAAAAAGCTTTTCTTGCAAATGAAGGATGATAACTGTTTTCCAAATGTTCGAACATACACTATTCTAATTGATGCTTTGTGTGGTTCAGATAGGAGGTTGGAGGCCTTGAGCTTGTTTGAAGAGATGAAGGAGAAAGGCTGTGAGCCAAATGTTCATACTTATACTGCATTTATTAATGGTGCATGTAAAGATGGTATGTTTGACGAGGCAAGGAAACTACTAGGAACTATGTTAGATAACAGGTTGATTCCTAATGTAGTTACTTATAATGCTTTGATTAATGGGTATTGCAAGAAGGGAATGGTGGATGCAGCTTTTGAGATATTTGACCTGATGAAGTCAAACAACTGTAGTCCGAATGTGCGTACATACAATGAATTAATATCTGGATTCTCTGAGCACAAAGAAGTGCACAAAGCAATGGCTCTCCTTGGTAAGATGCTGGATCAAAAGCTTTCTCCTGATCTTTTCACTTTTAACCTTTTAGTATGTGGACAATGTAAGCAGGGGGACATAGATAGTGCTCTTCGCCTGCTCAGGTTGATGAAAGAGAATAACATTGTTCCTGATCAGTTTACCTATGGTCCTATCATCGTAGCTTTATGTGAAAAAGGGAGTGTTGACAAGGCATTGGATATATTTGAATCCCTCAAAGTGATGGGCATAAAAGCGAATGAAGTTATATATACCGCTCTTATTTGTGGATTTTGTACTGCTGAAAAAGTGGACTTTGCCTTAGAACTCTTTGGAAGAATGTCTACTGAGGGTTTCCTACCAAACTCATACACCTACAATGTGGTGATTAACGGATTGTGCAAGgtgaataaaatatttgaagcTTTAAGTTACTTGGAAAAAATGTCGGAGATTGGCATGAAACCTTCAATAGTTACTTACTCAATTATCATTGAGCAAATGTTAAAAGAATTTGACTTTGACAGAGCTTATAAAGTTTTGAATCATATGGTTGCTCTGGGGTGTAAACCTGATGTCTGCACATATACTTCCTTCCTTCTTGCTTATTGCAACCAAGGGATGTTGAAAGAAGCTGAGGGCGTGATGGCTAAAATGAGAGAAGAAGGGGTCCGACCAGATTTGATGGCTTTCACTGTACTAATTGATGGATATGGGCGTTCAGGGTTCCTTGATCTTGCTTTTGGTACCTTCAAGTCTATGATTGCTGCTGGATGCGAACCATCTGATTATACTTATTCTGTTTTAATAAAACATCTTTCTCATGAAAAGCTAGTGAACAGAAGTGATGGAGTAGAGCTAGAATTAAAGCCAATTAGTAGCTCCACTAATATTGCTGATATCTGGAAAATAATGGAGCACGAGACTGCTCTTAAGCTCTTCgagaatatggaaaaatatgGTTTTGCACCAAATATAAAAACTTATAATGCACTCATTACAGGACTTTGCAGAGAAAGACGCTTCAAAGAAGCCTGGAGGTTGGTTGATCATTTGAAACAATGTGGGATGTCTCTGAATGAAGACATGTATAACAAACTAGTGGATTGTTGTTGCAACTTGAAAATGTACAAGGAAGCTGTGGATTTAATTAATGCCATGCTCATGCATGACTTATTACCACATATAGAATCCTATAAAGTGCTTGTTTGTGGGCTATATAATGAGGGAAGTGATGAGAAGGCTAAGGAAACCTTCTGTAGGCTGCTTCACCGTGGTTACAATTATGATGAGGTGGCTTGGAAGGTTTTGATTGATGGGTTACTAAGAAGGGGCTTTGTAAAAGAATGCTCCGAGCTAGTCAGTGTTATGGAAATGAATGGTTGTCCCCTTAATCCTCAAACTCATTCCATGTTAACTGAGGGGATTCATGAGCAAAAAGAGGAGGGCAAGTAG
- the LOC131000855 gene encoding probable N-acetyl-gamma-glutamyl-phosphate reductase, chloroplastic: protein MGSLASLHSISSVRGCFIKYHDEVKNSTVKKFSVRTSVATSAPQKFQAEENKANKLEKFRIGVLGASGYTGSEIIRLLSNHPNYQITLMTADRKAGQSIGSVFPHLVKQDLPDMVAVKDADFSNVDAVFCCLPHGTTQEIIKSLPSSLKIVDLSADFRLRDSNEYEEWYGQPHRAQELQKEAVYGLTEISRPEIESARLVANPGCYPTSIQLPLIPLIKANLIQVKNIIIDSKSGVSGAGRGAKETNLYTEIAEGIHSYGVTRHRHVPEIEQGLSEAAKSKVTVSFTPHLMPMSRGMQSTIYVEMTSGTSIEDLRQHLQHFYEKEEFVMLLEDGQIPHTRHVRGSNYCLMNVFADRIPGRAIIISVIDNLVKGASGQALQNLNLMMGIAENMGLLSPPLFP from the exons ATGGGTTCTCTGGCTTCTCTGCATTCAATCAGTAGCGTTCGGGGCTGCTTCATTAAATACCAT GATGAAGTCAAAAATTCAACGGTTAAGAAGTTCAGTGTTAGAACTTCTGTTGCTACATCAGCGCCACAGAAATTTCAGGCTGAAGAAAATAAAGCCAATAAACTGGAAAAGTTCCGAATTGGTGTGCTTGGGGCGAGTGGCTACACTGGTTCTGAG ATAATTAGGTTGTTGTCAAATCATCCGAACTATCAAATAACGCTGATGACAGCAGACAGGAAGGCTGGCCAATCCATTGGATCAGTGTTTCCTCATTTGGTCAAGCAA GATTTACCAGATATGGTTGCTGTTAAGGATGCCGATTTTTCGAATGTGGATGCTGTGTTCTGTTGTTTGCCTCATGGCACAACTCAG GAAATTATCAAAAGTCTACCAAGTAGCTTGAAGATAGTTGATCTTTCTGCG GACTTTCGCCTTCGTGATTCCAATGAATATGAAGAATGGTATGGTCAGCCTCATAGGGCACAAGAACTGCAG AAAGAAGCTGTATATGGCTTGACTGAGATATCTAGACCTGAGATTGAAAGTGCACGCCTAGTTGCAAATCCTGGCTGCTATCCAACTTCTATTCAGCTTCCACTTATCCCATTGATAAAG GCTAATCTCATTCAAGTTAAAAACATTATTATCGACTCAAAATCTGGTGTTAGTGGAGCAG GCCGTGGAGCTAAGGAAACCAATTTGTACACAGAAATAGCAGAAGGAATACATTCTTATGGTGTAACCAGGCACCGTCATG TGCCAGAAATTGAACAAGGACTATCGGAAGCTGCAAAATCGAAAGTTACTGTCAGCTTCACCCCACACTTGATGCCAATG AGCCGTGGTATGCAATCAACTATATATGTTGAAATGACGTCTGGAACATCTATTGAAGATTTACGCCAACATTTACAGCACTTTTATGAG AAAGAAGAATTTGTCATGTTGTTGGAAGATGGCCAGATTCCTCACACTCGACATGTTAGAGGATCCAATTATTGCTTGATGAATGTATTTGCAGACCGAATCCCAGGAAGAGCAATAATCATCTCTGTT ATTGATAACCTCGTCAAAGGAGCATCAGGTCAGGCTCTACAGAATCTGAACTTGATGATGGGAATTGCAGAGAATATGGGACTCCTTTCGCCACCTCTGTTTCCATAA
- the LOC130998059 gene encoding uncharacterized protein LOC130998059, which produces MEWFDDTSSSSSDEVAQAIIDEIQEHKQLLAQMYYQLALEHVVHHRQYVHCDREAAHLRLIQDYFNDNPTYEPTFFRRRFQMQKELFLRIVEAVQGGDTYFQMSHDARGRDFLTPLQKCTNFPKAWHDAYTCGDQEEPTLILEAVASHNLWILHAFFGVAGSNNDINILNQSPLFSDVLDGTATPVLFEANQRYCQMSYYLCDGIYPEWRCFVKSPLMATNPKEARFKKVQELTQKDVERAFGVFQARWRIIRSPARGWYVKNFKEIMMCCIILHNLIVENEGERVAHWRDDNAGHGAFSSDSSESARTTPICFEEYVQRNAILRDRHIHAQLQRDLIEHVWARFRPLDPE; this is translated from the exons ATGGAATGGTTTGATGATACTTCGTCGTCTTCCTCCGACGAGGTAGCGCAGGCGATCATCGATGAGATCCAGGAGCACAAACAATTGCTTGCTCAAATGTACTACCAACTGGCGCTGGAACATGTTGTTCATCACCGACAATACGTCCACTGTGATCGTGAGGCTGCCCATTTACGTCTTATacaagactacttcaacgacaatccgacgtacgaGCCTACATTTTTTCGACGTCGTTTTCAGATGCAGAAGgagttgttcttgcgcatcgtcgaggctgttcaaggtggAGATACTTACTTTCAGATGAGCCATGATGCACGAGGTAGGGACTTTCTCAcacctttgcagaaatgcacg aatttcccaaaggcgtggcacgacGCATATACATGCGGTGATCAAGAGGAGCccaccttgatcttggaggccgttgcatcccacaATTTGTGGATTTTGCATGCCTTCTTTGGTGTCGccggttcgaacaacgacatcaacatTCTGAACCAGTCGCCTCTGTTCtccgacgtgttggatggaacggcGACGCCGGTCCTCTTTGAGGCCAACCAGCGCTACTGCCAGATGAGCTACTATTTGTGTGACGGTATATATCCAGAGTGGCgctgcttcgtcaagagtccgcTGATGGCGACCAATCCAAAGGAGGCCAGGTTCAAGAAGGTGCAAGAATTGACACAAAAGGATGttgaacgtgcctttggagttTTTCAAGCTCGATGGagaatcattcgaagtccggcgAGAGGATGGTACGTCAAGAATTTCAAGGAAATCatgatgtgttgcatcattctccacaacttGATTGTGGAGAACGAAGGTGAAAGAGTTGCCCATTGGAGAGATGACAACGCAGGACATGGGGCGTTTAGCAGCGACTCGTCCGAGAGTGCTCGAACAACCCCGATTTGCTTTGAGGAATACGTGCAAAGAAATGCAATACTCCGAGATAGACATATACATGCTCAGCTCCAACGTGATTTGATCGAGcacgtttgggcacgtttcAGACCTCTAGAtccggaatag